The window CAGCTCGTCCAGCCAGTCCTGCCGGATAATCGGCCCGCCATATACCCGCCCGATTTCAGAGCGGATGAACGGGAAGGCATAATAGGTACCGTCATCGGTTTTGATCATTTTGTCGATTTCCGGATGCTCCTTCAACGTCTTCTTGAGGTTCGGGGCATACTGGTCGATCAGATCATTGAGCTTCAGAATGTAGCCTTGTTCCACTGCTTTATCAGGCCCGCCCGGATACTGCAGCCAGGTGTTGAGAAAAATATCCGGCAGCTCGCCCGAGGCCAGCAGCAGGCTGAATTTCTGGTCGGTCATCGGCGCTCCGCCCAGCTGCCTGATTCGGATGCCGGTCCGCCCCTCGTACTCCTCATCAATCGGCAGGCGTTCCGGCGTGCCACCCAGCGTTTCATTCATATAGGTCAGTTCGACACCGCCCGGCATCGGGTAGGAGAAGTTTTCTGCATCTGCTGCAATATCATTTCCCGTTGTATTAGAAGCGCTTTCAATTCTTCCATTATTCGAACCGCTGCATCCGGCGGACAGCAGGGTAAGACCCAGCAGAACAGCTGCCAAGGGCTGAAACCTTCTCTTTCGCATAGAAATCATCCAATAACGACCTCCGTTTCTGTTTATCGGGAAACTTGATGCTCCTTCAATGTAAGCTGTATCGGGGGTATACGGCAATGTTCAATATGCAAAATGAATCGCTAAAAACGCAAGTGCACGCTCTAAAACTCAAAACCTCCTTGCCGGCAGGGGGAACCGCAGGGAACCTGGAGGTCCCTCGCCCGCCTGAAGGCAAAGAGGTATGGATTAACTATAGGATTTGAAATACCGGCCTGTCCTGCACAAAGCGGACGGGCAGGCCAGGAAACTGCTGCGACAGCCGCTCGGCCAGCAGCTTCATGCCGGGTGCTTCACTCTCAGCGTGGCCCAGCATGATTAGCGCCCGGTGGCGCCCCTGTGCGGCGGCATCTTTTATATACTCCGGAGTTTCCCATTCCGGCCCTTCTCCGGCAATCATCAGATCCAGGCTGTCCTGTTCGAACAGGGGAATTGTCACTGGACCTCCGCCTCTATAACCAACCAGAATGCCCACCCGGGTGCAGGAAGCAGTTAAATTTCCCGCCACACGCACGTAAGAGATTTCCAGCTGCCGCTTCACCATCTCTGCAGCGTCTTTGACAGACATGGCCGGAATGGTTAATATCGACACTGCGGCCCGATGCTCAGTTACATAATCCTGCCAGCCGAGTGCACGGATCAGCCCTTCTGTTATTCCGTCCGGCGTGTAACGGTGCACATAATCATGAAACCGGTAAATCCCAATGCCCGAAGATGCGATCAGGGCAGATTTCTGCAAAAATACCGGATCCCCGCCCAGCCATTCCCGCTGATCCTGGTGGCTGTAATAAACCCCTTCATGAGTCACGATCAGGTTCGCCCCAAACAAAGCCGCCTGTTCAATTACATATTGTGAGGCTGCAAAGGCCGTAACGATCCCCCGCACCTCTGTCTCCAGGCTCCCCGGGTCCAGCTTGTCCACGGTAGGATCAAGCCAGCCGACGCCGGCCGTCAAGCGATCAATGATATGTCCGAAAGTAATTGTCATGGCCATTCACCTCTCAGTAGATGGTTCGCCGGCTTGCATCCATAATGCCGCTCTTTCTGAAGAAATACGTATTGATCTGGTCGCGCCATTCCTTGGCATGAGCAGCCTGCCCTTTAAGTCGTTCCTCTACCTGCACAAACAGATCTTCTCTGAGGTTCCCCTGCAAGCTGCTCCATAAGGTGACCAGCTCTTCCGCACGGTCCGCACCAGCAAAATGAGTATCATAAATATGCTGGATCACCGTTTTGCCGGAATGGAGCACATGGGTATACGGAACATGATGGAAGAACAGCAGCAATTCATCCGGGCATTCCTCGAGCGAATCATAACGTGCAGCATTGCTGCCGATATACTGGGAACTGTAACCCGTACCACTCTTCACGGTCCGGTCGACTCCAATCCCGCGGTTGTCGGCATAATGGTACGTTCCCCACTGGGAATATTCATAGCCGTCCACATTCGGCCCGTAATGATGCTCCGGATTGATCATCCAGCCCACGCCGAGCGGAGCTGTGTAGGATTCATAAATCTCCCACGAATCCAGCAGAATCCGGCTGATCACAGCTGCCGTTGCCGGATCCTGGCCAAAGGTAAGAGCGATCCATTCCCCGGCAATCTCTTCCGCGCCCAGCTCCGGATTCCAGGCTAAACGGCCGTATCCGTACAGATTAGCCTGGGCCAGCAGATGGCCGGTCCAGTTCCGGTCATTGCCTACATTGGACACCGCCGCGATCCCGCTGTACCGGTTGCCCCATAGCGAGCCGTCTACAATATGCTTGACCGGAGAAGCTTCCCCCTTGGCATTCGTATTGAATTCCAGTACCTCTTTCCACTGGGGGACAAGGTAACAGACATGGCGCTGCTGGCCGGTATATTCCTGGGCAATCTGGAATTCGATCACTTGATTGGTCCGCTCAAGCGCCCCGAACAGCGGGGATACAGGTTCGCGGACCTGGAAATCCATCGGCCCGTTCTTGATCTGCAGAATGACATTGTCTTTGAATTTGCCATCTAGCGGTTTGAAGTGATCATATGCCGCTCTCGCCCGGTCTGTCTTGCGGTCGCGCCAGTCCTGCTTGCAGTTGTACACGAAGCAGCGCCAGATGACGATTCCGCCATGGGGCTCAAGGGCTTCAGCCAGCATATTCGCACCATCGGCATGGTCGCGCCCGTAAGTGAAAGGTCCCGGACGGTTCTCCGAATCCGCCTTGACCACGAAGCCGCCGAAATCAGGGATCGCCTGATAGATATCGGCCGCTTTGCGCTGCCACCAGCTGCGTACGCCCGGATCGAGCGGATCGGCTGTACCTACTTCCCCTTCATGCATCGGTCCGGCAAAATTAACGCTCAGGAACAGCCGGATGCCATACAGCCTGAATATATCAGCAATGCTTGCCACCTCAGGCAAATATTCCGAAATAAACAGCGTCTCCAGGGCATGGACATTCACATTATTGATCGCGATGGCATTGATGCCGGTCGAGGACATCAGCCGCGCGTAGTCGCGGATCCGTCCCATATCCTCTGTAAACCGGTTATTTTCATAGAAAAAGGATCTCCCTGCATACCCCCGCTCCACACTGCCGTCAAAGTTATCCCAATGATTGATCATCCGCAGCCCGTTTACCGGATTCACGGTTACATCGAGTTGCTCAATCTCCTGCAATGTGCCAAGCAGGCGCAGCAGGTGAAACACTCCATAGAGAACGCCTGCCGGCGAAGCGGCTCCTACAGCAATGCAGTTATGATCTGCACTCGTGCGGATGGCAAACCCTTCACGTTCCACCTTGCGGATGTCAGCCTCACTAAACACATTGCGGATCAGCGTATTTCCGCCGCCGAAGGTGCCGATGGCAACCCTTGAAGCACCGGGGCTTAACTCATGATCGGCCTGGACCTGGATAGCAAGCATGCCTTCGATGCCCCTGCCCCATTCGGCCAGCGCAGCCTGAACCGTATCGTCAGCTTCCGTAACGCTCACCGCTCCGCACCATTTCACATATTGCTCCTGCAGCCTGCCCTGCGGCAGTGCCGGATAGCCCAGCCAGGCGCCGTAGCCATGGTCTGCTATAGAATTGTGACGCTCCTTGGATTCTTTCATCATCTGGAAGACTCCTCCTGTGTTTTGCCTGAGTATTGGATATACCTAGCTATTGCACTTTATACAGCAGATTTCTCATAAATTAGCCGTAATACTTAATCTGCTGCACTCAGTACAACCGAATCCGCTAAAAGTGGTGATTTCGACCTAAAAACGGCAAATCTAGTGTACGAATTACAATAGAATGCGATTCA of the Paenibacillus pedocola genome contains:
- a CDS encoding Nif3-like dinuclear metal center hexameric protein — translated: MTITFGHIIDRLTAGVGWLDPTVDKLDPGSLETEVRGIVTAFAASQYVIEQAALFGANLIVTHEGVYYSHQDQREWLGGDPVFLQKSALIASSGIGIYRFHDYVHRYTPDGITEGLIRALGWQDYVTEHRAAVSILTIPAMSVKDAAEMVKRQLEISYVRVAGNLTASCTRVGILVGYRGGGPVTIPLFEQDSLDLMIAGEGPEWETPEYIKDAAAQGRHRALIMLGHAESEAPGMKLLAERLSQQFPGLPVRFVQDRPVFQIL
- a CDS encoding alpha-glucuronidase family glycosyl hydrolase; its protein translation is MMKESKERHNSIADHGYGAWLGYPALPQGRLQEQYVKWCGAVSVTEADDTVQAALAEWGRGIEGMLAIQVQADHELSPGASRVAIGTFGGGNTLIRNVFSEADIRKVEREGFAIRTSADHNCIAVGAASPAGVLYGVFHLLRLLGTLQEIEQLDVTVNPVNGLRMINHWDNFDGSVERGYAGRSFFYENNRFTEDMGRIRDYARLMSSTGINAIAINNVNVHALETLFISEYLPEVASIADIFRLYGIRLFLSVNFAGPMHEGEVGTADPLDPGVRSWWQRKAADIYQAIPDFGGFVVKADSENRPGPFTYGRDHADGANMLAEALEPHGGIVIWRCFVYNCKQDWRDRKTDRARAAYDHFKPLDGKFKDNVILQIKNGPMDFQVREPVSPLFGALERTNQVIEFQIAQEYTGQQRHVCYLVPQWKEVLEFNTNAKGEASPVKHIVDGSLWGNRYSGIAAVSNVGNDRNWTGHLLAQANLYGYGRLAWNPELGAEEIAGEWIALTFGQDPATAAVISRILLDSWEIYESYTAPLGVGWMINPEHHYGPNVDGYEYSQWGTYHYADNRGIGVDRTVKSGTGYSSQYIGSNAARYDSLEECPDELLLFFHHVPYTHVLHSGKTVIQHIYDTHFAGADRAEELVTLWSSLQGNLREDLFVQVEERLKGQAAHAKEWRDQINTYFFRKSGIMDASRRTIY